From the genome of Epinephelus moara isolate mb chromosome 10, YSFRI_EMoa_1.0, whole genome shotgun sequence, one region includes:
- the LOC126397248 gene encoding interferon-induced protein with tetratricopeptide repeats 1-like has product MMSAAQSQTTLESKLEALQCHFTWDLDPKRSKLFRLRDNLEDIGTEEGNSWLGHIYNLRGFIQYKLGFKEDAQRLFSKAAEAFRQMRNADEGPWLVVNYGNLAWLHHHLGEQAESQAYLSKVDALINKYPSPSQDELHPEICAEKAWTLMKFSAEQKQLAADYFETAIRMQPGMVEWNTSHVLGLVGAFKHSETGLEADILEKMRLAKEQDPENLYLAVHYLEQCAKKGDRIEDEARELAIRVLRNPVSSYSGIKGLLRVYRHYVSIDEAIDLAEEALENHPDERYLKRCAAICYKWKIYRDSRPKQSMIDRAISLLKDVISLYPHSSLVKKTDLANIYVKSNKDQAKAEQIYNELLNHHLKSDVEPADKQLIYNRYAKYLYFNQQDRKGSIKYHIKAAEIPHRSSVRDNSITILRKNKDKSGMCREIEECLVNLQEP; this is encoded by the coding sequence GTCAAACAACACTGGAGTCCAAACTGGAGGCCCTGCAGTGCCACTTCACCTGGGATCTGGACCCTAAAAGGTCCAAACTTTTCCGCCTCAGGGACAATCTGGAGGACATCGGCACCGAGGAGGGAAACAGCTGGCTGGGTCACATTTACAACCTGCGTGGGTTCATTCAGTACAAGCTGGGGTTTAAAGAAGACGCCCAGCGTTTGTTCAGCAAGGCTGCAGAGGCCTTCCGCCAGATGAGAAATGCAGATGAAGGTCCCTGGTTAGTGGTGAACTATGGGAACCTGGCCTGGCTGCACCACCACCTGGGAGAACAAGCAGAGAGTCAGGCTTACCTGTCAAAGGTCGATGCCCTGATCAATAAATACCCATCTCCATCCCAGGATGAGCTCCATCCGGAGATCTGTGCTGAAAAAGCCTGGACCCTGATGAAGTTCAGCGCAGAACAAAAGCAGCTGGCTGCAGATTACTTTGAGACAGCCATCAGGATGCAGCCAGGCATGGTGGAGTGGAACACCAGCCATGTCTTAGGGTTAGTGGGTGCTTTCAAGCACAGTGAAACAGGGCTGGAGGCTGACATCTTGGAGAAGATGAGACTGGCCAAGGAGCAGGATCCAGAGAACTTGTACCTCGCTGTTCACTACCTTGAGCAATGTGCTAAGAAAGGAGACAGAATTGAAGATGAAGCACGTGAGTTGGCCATAAGGGTTTTGAGAAATCCTGTCAGCAGCTACAGCGGTATAAAAGGGTTATTACGAGTTTACAGACACTATGTATCTATTGATGAGGCCATTGATTTGGCAGAGGAGGCTCTGGAAAACCATCCAGATGAGCGTTATCTGAAGAGATGTGCTGCAATCTGCTACAAATGGAAGATCTACAGGGACAGTCGCCCAAAGCAAAGCATGATAGACAGAGCAATCAGTCTCCTTAAGGACGTGATTTCTCTTTACCCTCATTCTTCACTTGTGAAGAAAACAGACCTTGcaaatatttatgtaaagtCAAATAAAGACCAGGCTAAAGCTGAGCAGATATACAATGAACTACTTAACCATCACTTAAAAAGTGATGTGGAACCTGCAGACAAACAGTTGATTTACAACCGCTACGCAAAGTATTTATACTTCAATCAACAGGATAGGAAGGGGTCAATAAAGTATCACATTAAAGCAGCAGAAATACCACACCGATCCTCCGTGCGTGACAAC